The Nilaparvata lugens isolate BPH chromosome 14, ASM1435652v1, whole genome shotgun sequence DNA segment tagtctctcatactggcccttcttacactcttacactcccaacaacacactaataatagacagtgtatagggtgtctatgttgcaaatgtgagtgtcaactgaagctgatagtcctagtagttgtttttggtgaagctatgtgacgctggtagtctctcatactgtgcccttctacactcttacactcccaacacacactaataatagacagtgtatagggtgtctatgttgcaaatgtgagtgttaactgaagccgatagtcctagtagttgtttttggtgaagctatgtgacgctggtagtctctcatactgtgcccttcttacactcttacactcccaacacacactaataatagacagtgtatagggtgtctatgttgcaaatgtgagtgtcaactgaagctgatagtcctagtagttgtttttggtgaagctatgtgacgctggtagtcttcatactgtgcccttcttacactcttacactcccaacaacacactaataatagacagtgtatagggtgtctatgttgcaaatgtgagtgtcaactgaagccgatagtcctagtagttgtttttggtgaagctatgtgacgctggtagtctctcatactgtgcccttcttacactcttacactcccaacaacacactaataatagacagtgtatagggtgtctatgttgcaaatgtgagtgtcaactgaagctgatagtcctagtagttgtttttggtgaagctatgtgacgctggtagtctctcatattgtgcccttcttacactcttacactcccaacaacacactaataatagacagtgtatagggtgtctatgttgcaaatgtgagtgttaactgaagccgatagtcctagtagttgtttttggtgaagctatgtgacgctggtagtctctcatattgtgcccttcttacactcttacactcccaacaacacactaataatagacagtgtatagggtgtctatgttgcaatgtgagtgttaactgaagccgatagtcctagtagttgtttttggtgaagctatgtgacgctggtagtctctcatactgtgcccttcttacactcttacactcccaacaacacactaataatagacagtgtatagggtgtctatgttgcaaatgtgagtgttaactgaagccgatagtctagtagttgtttttggtgaagctatgtgacgctggtagtctctcatactgtgcccttcttacacacttaactcccaacaacacactaataatagacagtagtcgacagtaatcggagaaGAAATTTGAGATTTAAAAACCAACTAaaccataggatatcttcttatgctattttttctctttggTGAAAGTGACCGGTATAGTGAGAATATAATTCCCATGTAATCCAATAGGACTATCCATACTCGTTCGGCCTGACTGAGTGTGAACAGTCCCATTTGAACACATGTAAACTATATGATTATTTTCACATCAACTGTCACTGATATATGTGGCAATACAGCTTTATTCCAATGGGGAACATTGATTTTATcaataaggaatgctgaccaTTTAATcggaatctcactatagataaatatatgatatcatagagaaaaaatagcataagaagatatcccatggtttttAGAATTCATTaaagttttcaagttttgtatcaaattatggtgttgtgtatcaagttgagatgatactgtatcgtatTACGTTGAAACTgaatcatgtgtggtgatactgtatcatttatggtgatatacCACGGTAAAGGACCGTTATGTTTCAAATTGCAAGCCCAATTTTTGTTAACTGAAGcagactactgtctattattagtgttttgttgggagtataaaggtgcgtacagatttacgcgccgcgaacatgagcgtTTCACTTTTAGTCAGCTTatgtcaagctttttatatctgtatcttaccgtttctgtaaaaatacagatatagtcagctgattaaaagtgaattgctcatgttcacggcgcgtatatctgtacgcacctttagtgtgttgttgggagtgtaagagtgtaaaggtgcgtacagatatacgcgccgcgaacatgagcaattcacttttaatcagcagattatatctgtatttttacagaaacggtaagatacagataaaaagcttggcatcagctgattaaaagtgaatagtgctcatgttcgcggcgcgtaaatctgtacgcacNNNNNNNNNNNNNNNNNNNNNNNNNNNNNNNNNNNNNNNNNNNNNNNNNNNNNNNNNNNNNNNNNNNNNNNNNNNNNNNNNNNNNNNNNNNNNNNNNNNNatttgtgttcaattttctagttcttcgaaatttaattcaaacgtgactatgacaatgactgcgactacgccccgttttggaaaaccaattttctgactccagccgTTTAGAGTCTAGGACttaactaaatcccgagctcggaaaccggccctagaaGATTGTAAGTTTTGTataattatggtgttgtgtatcaagttgaaaatactgtatcatattgtggtgataatGTATCAGTATAGATCTGGTAAGATATTATAGCCATAGAGAAAAATATACATAAGAAGATTTGTCATGGTTTGGAGAATGATTCATTCTGTTTGCAAGTTTGTATCacattatggtgttgtgtatcaagttgagatgatactgtatcatattgtatgatactgtatcaagttgagatgatactgtatcactaTCTATGGTGATACAATGTGGTCGACCGAGGCCTATAGCTGTATTCGATGAAAGGGAGCTCATTTATGCTGAGGATAGATCTGGTGAGATATGACTATAGAGAAAGAAAATAGCATAAGATATGCCATAgtttgtaaaattcattcaaagttttgtatcaaattatggtattgtgtatcaagttgtgatgatactgtatcatattgtggtgatactgtatcatgttcactgattttaaaattgatatttatttattaaatggatataattatattgtcaaGAAACAATAGGCCTAGAACAATGGCTAGGAAATTCGCGTCATTCGTTCATCGATACAGAAGACGAGTTTGTAtcaaaattaatatgaaattgagttgtttgtatcaagttggatgggggatttgatacggaagtgagttgtttgtatcgagtttggtagggaatttgatacggaagtgagttgtttgtatcgagtttggtagggaatttgatacggaagtgagttgtttgtatcaagtttggtgggGGATTTGATACGAGGTGAGCTGTTTGTATCGAGATTGGTAGGGAATTTGATACGGAGTGAGTTGTTTGTAtcaaatctatatataaaatcaaaattgcaCTGATTCAGTCACTCGCTCACTCGCTGTTTCATTGTTTTGTaggatctaattaaaaacttgacatactgaaattttgaagaattgaaaaaaggcctataatcatccttggtaaattaggATTCTGAATgcataatttcaagttaatgagttgagtagttgagacgtgatgatgcgtcattcgtgaatttcctataccCTACGTGTATTAGcacagccacctctaatacaaagccccggcctacgatattgcaacgtcgcagcgtaggtctagaatctaatacatgattggtgaaaaagatcatctggtatttttaaaaatatttttcaccaatcatgttgtattagattgtaggcctacactgcgacgttgcaatatcgtaggccggggccttgtattagaggtggctatggtataaGCCGATTTctccctttattatattatattatagatagatgTTGATACAACTTGTGAATTTTTTGACATTGCTCTAGACCTATTGTTTCctgacaataaaattatatccattttataaatatcaatttcaaaatcaGTGAACATGATgaagtatcaccacaatattatgatacagtatcatctcaacttgatacacaacacaacATATGATGTGAAAGtattcctatcccgtacgtgtataagccagttctttccttagTTATATTATAGAGATGATAATTTGATTGTTTATTGTTAAAGGTTACCACAACCAACACCCGGTGATAATGTGGTTCTGGGCCGCCATGGAGCGATTCAGCAACGAGCAGAGACTTCGGCTGCTGCAGTTTGTGACGGGGACGTCGAGTGTGCCCTACGAGGGCTTCGCGGCACTCAGGGGGTCCACCGGGCCCCGCAAGTTTTGTGTCGAGAAGTGGGGCAAGCCTAACAGTCTGCCAAGGTTAGTAGAATCGTTTAGTTTGAACAAAATGTACGGTAATAATAGTTGTTCAGTTATATAACGGCTTTTTGGGTTGGTGGGGTACATGGAATCCCAGGGGTATAGAAAATTATAGTAATTTCCTATATAATCAAATGCTTTACTTACTGTtgccaatatttgcagtagcagaagtcttcggggtggttaacattattcaatttggattttcgtttaataataactatatttttactttccttgcctattaccatgggtaaagaaagtattgctttccaaaaaaatattgaggaaccccaatttctaaatttctatacgtttcaaggtccactgagtccaaaaaagtggtttttgggtattggtctgtatgtgtgtgtttgtatgtctgtgtacacgatatctcatctcccaatgaacggaatgacttggaatttgaaACTTTAGGTCCTCACACTATAAAGATCCGGTACGAACaaattcgatcaaatgcaatcaagatgacggctaaaataTTTTCGGTCCTCACACTATAAAGATCCGATACGAACaaattcgatcaaatgcaattcaagatgacggctaaaattttcaaaaaccgggtttttgcgattttctcgaaaacggctccaacgattttgatcaaatttatacctaaaatagtcattggtgagctctatcaactgccacaa contains these protein-coding regions:
- the LOC120354287 gene encoding E3 ubiquitin-protein ligase HECW2-like, whose product is MYQYRSGYHNQHPVIMWFWAAMERFSNEQRLRLLQFVTGTSSVPYEGFAALRGSTGPRKFCVEKWGKPNSLPRAHTCFNRLDLPPYPTPDILYEKLLLAVEETNTFGIE